The following proteins are encoded in a genomic region of Streptomyces collinus Tu 365:
- a CDS encoding M1 family aminopeptidase yields the protein MRPTPHKALGAGVLTAAALVALCLPVTPAAARPAKTPVAADCTPAQSVTNGGFESGTSPWTQSSSGLITSRSGQTAHGGSSYAWLDGVGSTRTDTLSQSVTIPSGCATATLSFWLHIDTDETTSSTAYDKLTAKIGSTTLATYSNLDRATGYVRKSFDVSSFAGQTVNIGFTGTEDSSLQTSFVLDDIALDTSGGTTPPPADTVRTPAAPSYTVSLSSDTGGTVWNGHESATFTNASATALSEVYLRLWDNYHGTCSAMPITVTNVTGGTAGALSVNCTALKITLPSPLNQGQSATIGFDLGITVPSGADRFGHDGAFSFIGNALPVLAVRDGSGWHLDPYTDNGESFYSLAADFKVTLDHPSGLLVPATGTSTDTPGSSGRTVTTATAAKVRDFAWAAGPFSKISGTSSAGVPVNIYSVSGISSSSAQSMLSTAKSAVDAHAARFGAYPYGELDAVIDNNYWFGGMEYPGFVLDLVSTTALTHEIGHQWWYGIVGDDEYNSPWLDEAFTDYSTDLALGKTGTGCWNSVSWDSSAEKITNSMAYWDAHSSRYSTVVYGYGKCALHDLRRVLGDTAMAKLLKDYATAHWYGVSTTAEFKAAAQAATSTDLTSFWTQHRIDG from the coding sequence GTGAGACCGACCCCCCACAAGGCCCTCGGCGCAGGCGTGCTCACCGCCGCCGCGCTCGTCGCCCTCTGCCTCCCCGTCACCCCCGCCGCCGCCCGGCCGGCCAAAACCCCGGTGGCCGCCGACTGCACCCCCGCGCAGTCGGTCACCAACGGCGGTTTCGAAAGCGGCACCTCGCCGTGGACGCAGTCCTCGTCCGGCCTGATCACCAGCCGCAGCGGCCAGACCGCCCACGGCGGCTCGTCGTACGCCTGGCTGGACGGCGTCGGCAGCACCCGGACCGACACCCTCTCCCAGAGCGTCACCATCCCCAGCGGCTGCGCCACCGCCACCCTCAGCTTCTGGCTCCACATCGACACCGACGAGACGACCTCGTCCACCGCGTACGACAAGCTGACGGCGAAGATCGGCAGCACCACGCTGGCGACCTACTCGAACCTGGACCGCGCCACCGGCTACGTACGCAAGTCGTTCGACGTGTCGTCCTTCGCCGGGCAGACCGTGAACATCGGCTTCACCGGCACCGAGGACTCCAGCCTCCAGACCAGCTTCGTCCTCGACGACATCGCCCTCGACACCTCGGGCGGCACCACCCCGCCCCCGGCGGACACGGTCCGCACCCCGGCCGCGCCCTCCTACACCGTCAGCCTCAGCAGCGACACCGGCGGCACCGTCTGGAACGGGCACGAGAGCGCCACGTTCACCAACGCCTCCGCCACCGCCCTCAGCGAGGTCTACCTGCGGCTGTGGGACAACTACCACGGCACCTGCTCGGCGATGCCCATCACGGTCACCAACGTCACCGGCGGCACGGCGGGCGCCCTCTCGGTGAACTGCACCGCGCTGAAGATCACCCTGCCCTCGCCGCTGAACCAGGGCCAGAGTGCCACCATCGGCTTCGACCTCGGCATCACCGTGCCCAGCGGCGCCGACCGGTTCGGCCACGACGGAGCCTTCAGCTTCATCGGCAACGCCCTGCCCGTCCTCGCGGTGCGCGACGGTTCGGGCTGGCACCTGGACCCGTACACCGACAACGGCGAGTCCTTCTACTCCCTGGCCGCCGACTTCAAGGTGACCCTCGACCACCCCAGTGGTCTGCTGGTCCCCGCCACCGGCACCTCCACCGACACCCCCGGCTCCAGCGGCCGCACCGTCACCACCGCGACCGCCGCCAAGGTCCGTGACTTCGCCTGGGCCGCCGGGCCCTTCAGCAAGATCTCCGGGACCTCGTCCGCCGGCGTGCCGGTGAACATCTACTCCGTCTCGGGCATCAGCTCCTCCAGCGCCCAGTCCATGCTCAGCACCGCCAAGTCCGCCGTCGACGCCCACGCGGCCCGCTTCGGCGCCTACCCGTACGGCGAACTGGACGCCGTGATCGACAACAACTACTGGTTCGGCGGGATGGAGTACCCCGGGTTCGTCCTCGACCTGGTCAGCACCACGGCACTCACCCACGAGATCGGCCACCAGTGGTGGTACGGCATCGTCGGTGACGACGAGTACAACAGCCCCTGGCTGGACGAGGCGTTCACCGACTACTCCACCGACCTCGCCCTCGGCAAGACCGGCACCGGCTGCTGGAACAGCGTCTCCTGGGACTCCAGCGCCGAGAAGATCACCAACTCCATGGCCTACTGGGACGCGCACTCCTCCCGGTACTCCACCGTCGTCTACGGCTACGGCAAGTGCGCCCTGCACGACCTGCGCAGGGTCCTCGGCGACACCGCCATGGCCAAGCTGCTCAAGGACTACGCGACCGCGCACTGGTACGGCGTGTCGACCACGGCCGAGTTCAAGGCGGCCGCCCAGGCCGCCACGAGCACCGACCTGACCTCCTTCTGGACCCAGCACCGCATCGACGGCTGA
- a CDS encoding PP2C family protein-serine/threonine phosphatase — MTAEATGAPLEEFLADPASCTLDLSTVVARCAKVLGLRHAVVYLADLQQRHLVPLTDVTATLPVDGSVAGWTYRTQALRVEESDRDGVTAWFPLLDGAERLGVLGVHTHALTAETLRQSRALAALLATMISSKRMYTDSFVRRTRTEAMQLPAEMLRAFLPPRTIGNAQVVSTAVLEPAYDIGGDAFDHSLTATSLHAVVLDAMGHNLASGLTSAVALAACRNARRSGADLGSLVDNVDQALGEWLPDQFCTGVLAELDHTSGVLRWTNCGHPAPLLIRDQRLVADALQREADPPMGLRTLLSARGRRVHEARLRPGDRVLLYTDGVTEARTADGQLFGLGRFADYVIRASASGELAPETLRRLIHSLLDSRDSRLRDDATILLFEWQPAR, encoded by the coding sequence GTGACGGCGGAGGCGACCGGTGCGCCGCTGGAGGAGTTCCTCGCCGATCCCGCGAGCTGCACCCTGGACCTGTCCACGGTCGTGGCCCGTTGCGCCAAGGTGCTCGGCCTGCGGCACGCCGTGGTCTACCTGGCCGACCTGCAGCAGCGCCATCTCGTCCCGCTGACCGACGTCACCGCCACGCTGCCCGTCGACGGCTCGGTCGCCGGCTGGACCTACCGCACCCAGGCCCTGCGCGTGGAGGAGTCGGACCGGGACGGAGTGACCGCGTGGTTCCCGCTGCTGGACGGCGCCGAACGGCTCGGCGTCCTCGGCGTGCACACGCACGCGCTGACCGCCGAGACGCTGCGGCAGAGCCGGGCGCTCGCCGCGCTCCTCGCGACGATGATCTCCTCGAAGCGCATGTACACGGACTCCTTCGTGCGCCGCACCCGCACCGAGGCCATGCAGCTGCCCGCCGAGATGCTGCGCGCCTTCCTGCCACCGCGCACCATCGGCAACGCCCAGGTCGTGTCCACCGCGGTGCTCGAACCGGCCTACGACATCGGCGGCGACGCCTTCGACCACTCGCTGACCGCCACCTCGCTGCACGCCGTCGTCCTCGACGCCATGGGGCACAATCTCGCCTCGGGCCTCACCAGCGCCGTGGCGCTCGCGGCCTGCCGCAACGCCCGGCGCTCGGGTGCCGACCTCGGGTCGCTCGTCGACAACGTCGACCAGGCGCTCGGCGAATGGCTTCCGGACCAGTTCTGCACGGGGGTCCTCGCCGAGCTCGACCACACCTCGGGCGTGCTGCGCTGGACCAACTGCGGCCACCCGGCGCCGCTGCTCATCCGCGACCAGCGGCTGGTGGCGGACGCGTTGCAGCGGGAGGCCGACCCGCCCATGGGACTGCGCACCCTGCTCTCCGCCCGCGGCCGCCGGGTGCACGAGGCCCGGTTGCGGCCCGGCGACCGGGTGCTGCTGTACACCGACGGCGTCACCGAGGCGCGTACGGCGGACGGACAGCTCTTCGGGCTCGGCCGGTTCGCCGACTACGTCATCCGGGCGAGCGCCAGCGGGGAACTCGCGCCCGAGACGCTCAGACGCCTGATCCACTCCCTGCTGGACTCGCGGGACAGCAGGCTCCGGGACGACGCCACGATCCTGCTGTTCGAGTGGCAGCCGGCGCGCTGA
- a CDS encoding FUSC family protein, with protein MRVNRRTLRRDGTAAVTALRRAWAEPGRERDLAVQALKAALAAWVAWAVSGWWLHAPVAFVAPWVAVVLVESTVYRSIARGLQQLAAIAVGTVVATAMGLLLRDTMTAMALVMPVVMLLGHWRRLGSQGIYAATGALFVLTSGPVALSTSAARLGEGLFGAVVGIAVNALIRPPVYLRDTRAVLRDATDEAHDILRAVADGLAEGRWDAEEAGAWHERALRLRRLVEQAHSSLERSRESLRVNLRHRGRAASAGKGYDDAVLVLDYASVHTTGVTRTVLEATAEERAEHRPHPELSRRYARFLNQTARALHLYSNSRFDHARDDELREAVSELRDTLQELRRDLARSTTDDPDEVATYGTLLAQAHRLADRLVASAT; from the coding sequence ATGAGAGTGAACCGGCGGACGCTGCGGCGTGACGGGACGGCCGCGGTGACGGCCCTGCGACGGGCCTGGGCGGAACCGGGCCGTGAGCGCGATCTGGCCGTACAGGCCCTCAAGGCGGCGCTGGCCGCGTGGGTGGCCTGGGCCGTCTCGGGCTGGTGGCTGCACGCACCTGTGGCGTTCGTCGCGCCGTGGGTGGCGGTGGTCCTGGTGGAGTCGACGGTGTACCGGTCGATAGCGCGCGGTCTGCAGCAGCTGGCGGCGATCGCCGTCGGGACGGTCGTCGCCACCGCGATGGGGCTGCTGCTGCGCGACACGATGACCGCCATGGCCCTGGTCATGCCCGTCGTGATGCTGCTGGGCCACTGGCGGCGCCTGGGCAGTCAGGGCATCTACGCGGCCACGGGCGCGCTGTTCGTCCTGACCAGCGGTCCGGTGGCGCTGTCCACGTCGGCGGCCCGGCTCGGCGAGGGCCTGTTCGGCGCCGTGGTGGGCATCGCCGTGAACGCGCTGATCCGGCCGCCGGTCTACCTGCGCGACACCCGCGCCGTGCTCCGGGACGCGACGGACGAGGCCCACGACATCCTGCGGGCCGTCGCCGACGGGCTGGCCGAGGGCCGGTGGGACGCCGAGGAGGCGGGCGCCTGGCACGAGCGCGCGCTGCGCCTGCGCCGCCTAGTCGAGCAGGCGCACTCGTCGCTGGAGCGGAGCCGGGAGAGCCTCCGGGTCAACCTGCGGCACCGCGGGCGTGCCGCGTCGGCCGGCAAGGGGTACGACGACGCGGTCCTGGTCCTCGACTACGCCTCCGTCCACACGACGGGCGTGACCCGTACGGTGCTCGAGGCGACCGCCGAAGAGCGGGCCGAACACCGCCCGCACCCGGAACTCTCCCGCCGCTACGCCCGGTTCCTGAACCAGACCGCCCGGGCGCTGCACCTGTACAGCAACAGCCGGTTCGACCACGCCCGGGACGACGAACTGCGCGAGGCGGTCTCGGAGTTGCGCGACACGCTCCAGGAGCTGCGCCGGGACCTCGCCCGCTCGACGACGGACGACCCCGACGAGGTGGCCACCTACGGCACCCTGCTCGCCCAGGCCCACCGCCTGGCCGACCGCCTGGTGGCCTCGGCCACCTGA
- a CDS encoding lysozyme, whose product MEPVRSPIAFHRSRSRRALTGALTGLLILLPILSAPPSAAGSLPERGSAYMGMGVPAHDGSDATDDETPTGSRTTQTEGVDVSSYQGDVAWQTLWGSGVQWAYTKASEGTYYTNPYFGSQYSGSYDAGMIRGAYHFATPDTSGGAAQADYFVDHGGGWSKDGKTLPGALDMEWNPYGDDCYGKSASGMVTWVRDFLDRYKSRTGRDAVIYTATSWWSQCTGNYAGFGATNPLWIARYASTAGTLPAGWSVYTMWQYTSSGPTVGDHDRFNGAADRVKSLATGTG is encoded by the coding sequence ATGGAACCTGTGCGAAGCCCTATAGCCTTTCACCGCAGCCGCTCCCGCCGGGCTCTCACCGGCGCGCTGACCGGCCTCCTGATCCTCCTGCCGATCCTCTCGGCCCCGCCCTCGGCGGCCGGCTCCCTGCCCGAACGGGGCAGCGCCTACATGGGTATGGGAGTGCCGGCCCACGACGGCTCCGACGCCACCGACGACGAGACCCCGACCGGCTCCCGGACCACGCAGACCGAAGGCGTGGACGTCTCCAGCTACCAGGGGGACGTCGCCTGGCAGACGCTGTGGGGGAGCGGCGTCCAGTGGGCGTACACGAAGGCGAGCGAGGGGACGTACTACACGAACCCCTACTTCGGTTCGCAGTACTCCGGTTCGTACGACGCCGGCATGATCCGCGGCGCGTACCACTTCGCGACCCCCGACACCTCGGGCGGCGCCGCCCAGGCCGACTACTTCGTCGACCACGGCGGCGGCTGGTCCAAGGACGGCAAGACCCTGCCCGGCGCGCTCGACATGGAGTGGAACCCCTACGGCGACGACTGCTACGGCAAGTCCGCGAGCGGAATGGTCACCTGGGTCCGCGACTTCCTCGACCGCTACAAGTCCCGCACCGGCCGGGACGCCGTCATCTACACCGCCACGAGCTGGTGGAGCCAGTGCACGGGCAATTACGCGGGCTTCGGCGCGACCAACCCGCTCTGGATCGCCCGGTACGCCTCCACGGCGGGCACGCTCCCCGCGGGCTGGTCGGTGTACACCATGTGGCAGTACACCTCCTCCGGACCCACCGTCGGCGACCACGACAGGTTCAACGGCGCCGCGGACCGCGTCAAGAGCCTCGCCACCGGCACCGGCTGA